In Candidatus Contubernalis alkalaceticus, the following proteins share a genomic window:
- a CDS encoding phenylalanine--tRNA ligase subunit alpha, whose product MKEKLHNIKTRAERDVLEVVDSSRLKDVQVKYLGKKGEITQVLRSMGSLSKEERPIMGNLANQLKVEINSLIENRKLELAQKEKAAQWETEKIDVTLPGSMPLIGQNHPLTLVMEEIKEIFLGMGFTIAHGPEIETDFYNFEALNMPKEHPARDMQDSFYISEEIVLRTHTSPVQIRTMEKVAPEVPLRIIAPGRVYRRDDDATHSPMFHQVEGLAVDKDISMGDLKGTLLLFARQMFGKELKIRLRPSFFPFTEPSAEVDISCVICQGKGCRVCSHSGWLEVLGAGMIHPKVLEISGYDPEEVTGYAFGMGVERIAMLKYGFDDLRLFFSNDLRMLRQF is encoded by the coding sequence TTGAAGGAAAAATTGCATAATATCAAAACAAGAGCAGAGAGGGATGTTTTAGAGGTTGTTGATTCCAGCAGGTTAAAAGATGTGCAGGTAAAATATTTGGGTAAAAAGGGAGAAATAACTCAAGTGCTGCGCAGTATGGGTTCTCTTTCCAAGGAAGAAAGGCCCATCATGGGGAACCTGGCTAACCAGTTGAAAGTTGAGATTAACTCACTTATTGAAAACAGAAAACTAGAGTTGGCTCAAAAGGAAAAAGCAGCTCAGTGGGAAACTGAAAAAATAGATGTTACTCTTCCGGGAAGTATGCCCCTGATAGGCCAGAATCATCCTTTAACCCTGGTTATGGAGGAAATAAAAGAAATATTTTTAGGGATGGGATTTACTATTGCCCATGGGCCTGAGATAGAAACAGACTTTTATAACTTTGAGGCATTGAATATGCCTAAGGAGCATCCGGCCAGGGATATGCAGGATTCTTTCTACATATCTGAGGAAATAGTATTAAGAACCCATACTTCACCGGTGCAGATCAGGACCATGGAAAAAGTGGCTCCCGAAGTTCCCTTGAGAATTATAGCCCCCGGTAGGGTTTACCGAAGGGATGATGATGCTACTCATTCTCCTATGTTCCATCAGGTGGAGGGTTTAGCCGTGGATAAAGATATATCCATGGGTGATTTGAAAGGAACTCTTCTTTTGTTTGCCAGACAGATGTTTGGTAAAGAACTTAAGATAAGATTGCGTCCCAGTTTTTTCCCCTTTACAGAACCCAGCGCGGAAGTGGATATTTCCTGTGTAATCTGTCAGGGCAAGGGATGCCGGGTTTGCAGCCATAGCGGTTGGTTGGAGGTTCTGGGAGCAGGAATGATACACCCTAAAGTTTTAGAAATTTCAGGTTACGATCCTGAAGAGGTAACCGGATATGCTTTTGGCATGGGAGTAGAGAGAATTGCTATGCTAAAATATGGTTTTGATGACCTGAGGCTTTTCTTCAGCAATGACTTGAGGATGCTCAGGCAGTTTTAA
- a CDS encoding YqzL family protein, whose protein sequence is MLILLTADFFWKLFVNTGSVAAYLIYKRMIVL, encoded by the coding sequence GTGCTTATTTTGCTTACCGCCGATTTTTTTTGGAAGTTATTTGTGAACACAGGTTCTGTGGCTGCTTATTTGATTTATAAGAGGATGATTGTATTGTAA
- a CDS encoding TrmH family RNA methyltransferase, giving the protein MALITSRQNPEVKLYTSLLKKKYRDKMGLIPLEGVRLIREALSCGIEFTSVLYSEELLKGLKGRELLQSISIGNPGVKTVYIAKGLLRETADTENPQGILAVVKKPDYNLSQISETEKPLVMVISGLQDPGNLGSMIRTASAACVSGVIVSRGTVDIFNPKTLRGTMGAIFHLPVIVIKDAMSIINYLRHCNIKIVVTDLEAEANCFQGDLTGPTAVVFGSEAFGVSDEFKVEADLRLKIPLLGAAESLNVSVSAGIIIYEAVRQRHFSSF; this is encoded by the coding sequence GTGGCCTTAATAACCAGCAGACAAAACCCGGAGGTAAAACTGTATACCTCTCTTTTAAAAAAGAAATATAGGGACAAGATGGGGCTGATTCCACTGGAGGGTGTTCGACTCATTAGAGAGGCATTGTCCTGCGGAATAGAATTCACTTCTGTTTTATACTCTGAAGAATTGTTGAAGGGATTGAAGGGGCGAGAGCTGCTCCAGTCCATATCCATAGGGAATCCCGGCGTAAAAACCGTATATATTGCTAAAGGGCTGTTAAGGGAGACGGCTGATACGGAAAACCCTCAAGGAATTCTGGCGGTGGTAAAGAAGCCGGATTATAATCTCAGTCAGATATCAGAAACAGAAAAACCTTTAGTTATGGTTATATCGGGGCTTCAGGACCCGGGAAACCTGGGCTCAATGATCAGGACAGCTTCAGCAGCCTGTGTTTCGGGAGTGATTGTTTCCCGGGGTACAGTGGATATATTTAATCCCAAGACTTTGAGAGGGACTATGGGAGCTATTTTCCATTTACCGGTAATAGTAATTAAAGACGCAATGAGCATAATAAATTATTTGCGGCACTGCAATATAAAGATTGTAGTTACGGATCTGGAGGCAGAAGCGAACTGTTTTCAGGGGGATTTAACCGGTCCCACAGCTGTTGTTTTTGGCAGTGAGGCCTTTGGGGTGAGTGATGAGTTTAAAGTAGAGGCAGACTTACGATTAAAAATACCGCTTTTAGGGGCAGCGGAGTCTCTTAATGTATCAGTTTCTGCAGGGATAATTATATATGAAGCAGTCAGACAGAGGCACTTTTCTTCATTTTAA
- a CDS encoding potassium channel family protein — translation MRQFAVIGMGIFGASIATTLFEMGHDVLAMDKNEGKIQEITDLVTHAVQADSTNEDALLALGIKNFDVAIVSIGQDIQANILTTLILKEIGVKQVVAKARTELHGKVLYRIGADRVIFPERDMGIRVAHNLVAANIIDYIELSPDFSIVEIVVPESIAGKSLSELDMRVRYGVNVIAIKKAGGEINLTPKAENLIAQGDIMIVAGKNKNIRKLETL, via the coding sequence ATGAGACAGTTTGCGGTTATCGGCATGGGTATTTTTGGGGCCAGTATAGCCACAACACTTTTTGAAATGGGGCATGATGTCCTGGCAATGGATAAAAATGAAGGCAAAATCCAGGAGATTACTGATCTGGTGACCCATGCAGTACAGGCGGACTCTACCAATGAGGATGCCCTGTTAGCTCTAGGGATAAAGAATTTTGATGTGGCCATTGTAAGTATTGGCCAGGATATTCAGGCCAATATACTTACCACATTGATTCTAAAAGAGATTGGGGTAAAACAGGTGGTGGCCAAAGCCCGCACGGAACTGCATGGTAAAGTACTGTACCGAATTGGCGCTGACCGGGTGATTTTTCCTGAAAGGGATATGGGCATTCGGGTAGCCCACAATCTGGTGGCAGCAAATATCATTGATTATATTGAGCTTTCTCCGGATTTCAGTATAGTTGAAATTGTGGTGCCTGAGTCCATTGCCGGTAAAAGTTTGTCTGAGTTAGATATGAGGGTTAGATATGGTGTCAATGTTATTGCCATCAAGAAAGCCGGGGGAGAAATCAATCTTACACCAAAAGCTGAGAATTTAATAGCACAGGGTGATATTATGATTGTTGCAGGAAAGAATAAAAATATCCGTAAATTGGAGACATTGTAG
- a CDS encoding TrkH family potassium uptake protein produces MQKQGDKLTPARVLVLGFALLILAGAILLTLPVSTYTEINFLDALFTATSAVCVTGLVVVDTGTFFTPFGQIVIMCLIQIGGLGFMTAGTIIFVVLGRKITLKERLVIQESLNQLTLAGLVRLTKRIILFTFILEAVGALVLSTRFVPLYGWQTGLYYSVFHSISAFCNAGFDLIGGFRSLTIFNNDYVVMGIIMFLFIIGGLGFTVLLELSEKRNLRKLSLHSKIVLFTSFVLIVLGTLVVLILEYSNPETLASLGITSKLASALFTAVTPRTAGFNVIPTDRLYDATLYFLLALMFIGASPASTGGGIKTTTFSTIIIAVLSIIRGQEEVFVFRRRLPFVIVNKALSIIVVSILLVFVVSIILTITESADFMGVLFETISAFGTVGLSAGLTPELSPVGRLFIIITMFAGRVGPLTLTLALAQAIKKKAPFRYPEEKILVG; encoded by the coding sequence ATGCAAAAACAGGGTGATAAGCTTACTCCTGCCAGGGTTTTGGTGTTGGGTTTTGCCTTACTTATTTTGGCGGGAGCCATATTATTGACTTTGCCGGTTTCCACTTATACAGAGATTAATTTTTTAGATGCCCTTTTTACTGCTACGTCGGCGGTTTGTGTTACTGGCCTGGTGGTGGTGGATACGGGGACATTTTTCACTCCCTTTGGGCAAATTGTAATCATGTGCTTGATTCAAATTGGCGGCCTGGGTTTCATGACAGCGGGTACCATCATATTTGTTGTCTTGGGAAGAAAGATAACCTTGAAGGAACGACTGGTTATTCAGGAATCTCTAAATCAGCTTACTCTTGCGGGATTGGTCAGGCTGACCAAAAGAATTATTCTATTTACCTTTATCCTGGAGGCCGTGGGAGCTCTTGTATTAAGCACTCGATTCGTTCCCTTGTACGGTTGGCAGACCGGGCTGTACTACAGCGTGTTTCACTCCATTTCCGCTTTCTGTAACGCCGGTTTTGATTTAATAGGAGGTTTTCGAAGCCTTACGATTTTTAATAATGATTATGTAGTGATGGGAATTATTATGTTTCTTTTTATTATCGGGGGGCTTGGTTTTACAGTGCTTTTAGAGCTCTCTGAAAAAAGAAATCTTAGGAAGCTGTCTCTTCACTCCAAAATCGTCCTGTTTACCAGTTTTGTATTAATTGTTCTGGGGACATTAGTAGTTTTAATCCTGGAATACTCAAACCCCGAAACTCTGGCTTCCCTGGGTATTACCTCCAAGCTGGCTAGTGCCCTCTTTACGGCGGTTACTCCCAGAACGGCGGGGTTTAATGTAATTCCCACAGACAGACTTTATGATGCTACTTTGTATTTTTTGCTGGCCCTTATGTTTATCGGAGCTTCTCCCGCTTCAACCGGGGGAGGGATAAAGACCACTACCTTCAGCACTATAATCATTGCTGTACTTTCGATCATCCGGGGACAGGAGGAGGTTTTTGTTTTTCGCCGCAGACTTCCATTTGTCATTGTCAACAAAGCCCTGTCTATCATCGTAGTTTCAATCCTTTTGGTATTTGTTGTGTCAATTATTTTGACCATAACCGAGAGCGCTGATTTTATGGGAGTATTATTTGAAACCATTTCAGCCTTTGGAACAGTGGGGCTGTCTGCAGGGCTGACACCTGAATTAAGTCCTGTGGGAAGATTATTCATAATAATTACTATGTTTGCCGGCCGGGTAGGGCCTTTGACCTTAACCCTGGCGTTGGCTCAGGCCATAAAAAAGAAGGCTCCCTTCAGATATCCGGAAGAAAAGATTCTGGTGGGATAA
- the rplT gene encoding 50S ribosomal protein L20, with product MPRVKRGVNVKRRHKKILKMAKGYRGSNSKIFKIANQAVMKSLAYAYRDRRARKRDFRRLWITRINAAARLNGMSYSTMVNGLKKAGVEINRKMLAELAISDSQAFSQLVDVAREKLNN from the coding sequence ATGCCTAGAGTTAAAAGGGGCGTTAATGTTAAACGCAGACACAAAAAAATATTAAAGATGGCCAAAGGTTATCGGGGTTCAAACAGTAAAATATTTAAAATTGCCAATCAAGCGGTGATGAAGTCATTAGCTTATGCTTATAGAGATAGAAGGGCTCGAAAAAGAGATTTCAGGCGCCTTTGGATTACCCGCATCAATGCAGCGGCCCGCCTGAACGGCATGTCTTACAGCACCATGGTAAATGGCCTAAAAAAAGCTGGAGTAGAAATCAATCGTAAGATGCTGGCGGAACTGGCTATTTCTGATTCACAGGCTTTCAGCCAGTTGGTGGATGTTGCCAGGGAAAAACTTAATAATTAA
- the rpmI gene encoding 50S ribosomal protein L35 → MPKMKTHRGAAKRFKKTKTGKVKRMRAYKSHILTKKTAKRKRRLRKSTLISSSDMKRVQKLLP, encoded by the coding sequence ATGCCAAAAATGAAAACCCATAGAGGGGCTGCAAAACGTTTTAAAAAAACGAAAACAGGAAAAGTGAAGAGAATGCGAGCTTATAAGAGTCATATTTTGACTAAGAAGACGGCAAAGAGAAAAAGAAGACTGCGCAAATCTACTTTGATTAGTTCTTCAGATATGAAAAGAGTACAGAAGCTTTTGCCTTAA
- the infC gene encoding translation initiation factor IF-3 has translation MSRDSFINEQIRAKEVRLIDSEGEQMGIVPLKEALNMAREKNLDLVNVAPNAKPPVCRIMDYGKYKYEQSKREKEARKNQKIITVKEVKVRPNIEDHDLNVKVRNAKRFLENEDKVKVTVMFRGREITHSQLGKVICDRIAEELKDYAVVEKKARVEGRNMIMILTPIQNRGDKNAKNENP, from the coding sequence ATTAGTAGAGATTCATTTATTAATGAACAGATTCGGGCTAAGGAAGTAAGGTTAATTGACAGCGAGGGTGAACAAATGGGAATAGTACCTTTAAAAGAGGCTCTTAATATGGCCAGGGAAAAGAACCTGGACCTGGTTAATGTGGCTCCTAACGCAAAGCCTCCTGTCTGCAGGATTATGGATTACGGCAAATATAAGTATGAACAGAGTAAAAGAGAGAAGGAAGCCCGTAAGAATCAAAAAATTATTACGGTGAAAGAGGTAAAAGTCCGTCCTAATATTGAAGATCATGATTTGAATGTTAAAGTAAGAAATGCAAAACGTTTTTTAGAAAATGAAGATAAGGTGAAAGTTACCGTAATGTTCAGGGGTAGGGAGATTACTCATTCACAACTGGGAAAAGTCATTTGTGATAGAATCGCCGAAGAATTAAAGGATTATGCAGTGGTAGAGAAAAAGGCAAGAGTAGAAGGAAGAAACATGATTATGATTCTTACTCCTATACAAAACAGGGGGGATAAAAATGCCAAAAATGAAAACCCATAG
- the thrS gene encoding threonine--tRNA ligase translates to MNNNIKITFPDDTQKEFLKGITPQEILNQMGGRLKKEALAAQIDGKLVDLSCPISSDTHLSFIRFDDPEGSSVYRHSSSHILAQAVQRLFGKVKLGIGPSIENGFYYDFEVPQSFTPEDLEKIEKEMKKIIKENLPIVRKELSREEALSLFKEKGEDYKVELIQDLPVDQTISFYQQGEFLDLCAGPHVPSTGKIKTVKLLSLAGAYWRGDERNPMLQRIYGTSFIKQSLLEEYLNRLEEAKKRDHRKLGRELDLYSMHDEAPGFPFFHPKGMILREELLKFWRQEHQKAGYQEIKTPIILNRKLWEQSGHWDHYKENMYFTKIDDQDFAIKPMNCPGAMLIYGNRMHSYREFPLRYAELGLVHRHELSGTLHGLLRVRNFTQDDAHIFMLPSQVKGEVKKVIDLIDTFYKVFGFTYHVELSTKPEKAMGSQELWETATHALREVLVENEIPFNINEGDGAFYGPKIDFILEDCLGRKWQCGTAQLDFQMPEKFDLSYIGEDGQKHRPVIIHRVVYGAIERFFALLIEQYAGAFPLWLAPVQVILLPIADRHFEYARQNANYLRDGGFRVEVDERNEKVGYKIREAQVQKIPYMLVVGDKEMETNQVSVRKRGEGDMGPQLLGVLLETLKKERKEKTLTR, encoded by the coding sequence ATGAATAATAATATTAAAATTACCTTTCCAGATGACACTCAAAAAGAATTTCTTAAGGGGATTACTCCACAGGAAATATTAAACCAGATGGGAGGCCGATTAAAGAAAGAAGCGCTGGCGGCCCAAATTGACGGAAAGTTAGTTGACTTGAGCTGTCCTATATCTAGTGACACTCACCTTTCCTTCATCAGATTCGATGACCCTGAAGGCAGCAGTGTATACCGTCACAGCTCAAGCCATATATTGGCCCAGGCGGTGCAGAGGTTGTTCGGTAAGGTGAAGCTGGGGATAGGACCTTCTATAGAGAACGGTTTTTATTATGATTTTGAGGTTCCCCAATCCTTTACTCCTGAAGATCTGGAAAAAATAGAAAAAGAAATGAAAAAAATTATAAAAGAGAATCTTCCTATTGTAAGAAAAGAGCTGAGCCGGGAGGAAGCTTTATCCCTGTTTAAGGAAAAGGGAGAAGATTATAAGGTGGAACTGATCCAAGATTTACCCGTTGATCAGACCATCAGTTTTTATCAACAGGGAGAATTTCTGGACTTGTGTGCCGGCCCCCATGTTCCTTCTACAGGAAAAATTAAGACCGTGAAATTGTTGAGCCTGGCTGGAGCGTACTGGAGGGGTGATGAGCGAAACCCTATGCTGCAGCGCATATATGGGACCTCCTTTATCAAGCAATCTCTGCTGGAGGAATATTTGAATCGTTTGGAGGAGGCCAAAAAGAGAGACCATCGTAAACTGGGCAGAGAATTGGACCTTTACAGTATGCATGATGAGGCTCCGGGGTTTCCCTTCTTTCATCCCAAGGGCATGATACTTAGGGAGGAGCTTTTGAAATTTTGGAGGCAGGAACACCAGAAGGCCGGTTATCAAGAGATTAAAACCCCTATTATTTTAAACCGTAAGCTTTGGGAGCAGTCTGGGCACTGGGATCACTATAAGGAGAATATGTACTTTACCAAAATCGATGACCAGGATTTTGCCATCAAGCCTATGAATTGTCCCGGGGCCATGCTGATCTATGGTAACCGAATGCACAGTTACCGGGAATTTCCCCTCCGATATGCAGAACTGGGATTGGTCCATCGTCATGAACTCTCCGGTACCTTACACGGATTGCTGCGGGTAAGGAACTTTACCCAGGATGATGCCCATATTTTTATGCTGCCCTCTCAGGTAAAGGGGGAAGTAAAAAAGGTGATAGATTTGATTGACACTTTTTATAAAGTTTTCGGATTTACCTATCATGTAGAACTGAGCACAAAACCTGAGAAGGCCATGGGCTCCCAGGAGCTCTGGGAGACTGCTACCCATGCTCTTCGGGAGGTGTTGGTGGAGAATGAAATACCTTTTAACATTAATGAAGGTGATGGAGCTTTTTACGGGCCCAAAATTGACTTTATTTTAGAGGACTGCCTGGGGAGAAAATGGCAGTGCGGCACAGCTCAATTAGATTTTCAGATGCCTGAAAAATTTGACCTCTCGTATATTGGTGAAGACGGACAAAAGCATAGGCCGGTTATTATACACCGGGTAGTTTACGGGGCTATAGAAAGGTTTTTTGCTCTTTTAATAGAACAATACGCCGGGGCATTTCCTCTCTGGTTGGCGCCGGTACAGGTCATCCTTTTACCTATTGCCGACAGGCACTTTGAGTATGCCCGGCAGAATGCCAATTATTTACGGGATGGAGGTTTCCGGGTAGAAGTAGATGAACGTAATGAAAAAGTTGGTTATAAGATAAGGGAGGCCCAGGTTCAGAAAATTCCTTATATGCTGGTTGTAGGGGATAAAGAGATGGAAACAAATCAGGTATCCGTCAGGAAACGAGGAGAAGGTGATATGGGCCCGCAGTTGTTAGGTGTTTTACTTGAGACCTTAAAAAAGGAGAGAAAAGAAAAAACTTTGACTAGATAG
- a CDS encoding DUF445 domain-containing protein, whose protein sequence is MYLFIFLPVIGGLIGWLTNIIALRLLFRPLTPVTIPFSKYSFQGLIPKRKLALSRSIGDIVEKELLSRRDILQQVNYDSMEREVLSASERIIKGWTEEKLTNFIPPGIKKILHEYIADLVKKELSIHVKVIMRDMIHKAWDEVNISKMVEDKMNKLSLERVEQMIIFIASKELKHIEYLGAALGFFIGIVQAGVVYILQ, encoded by the coding sequence ATGTATTTGTTTATATTTTTACCTGTAATCGGCGGGTTGATTGGTTGGCTTACCAATATAATTGCTTTAAGGCTTCTGTTCCGTCCCTTGACTCCTGTAACAATACCTTTTTCTAAATATAGTTTTCAGGGTTTAATCCCTAAGAGGAAGCTGGCGCTTTCCCGTTCTATTGGGGATATTGTGGAAAAAGAACTGCTGTCCCGAAGAGATATTCTCCAGCAGGTTAATTATGATTCAATGGAAAGGGAAGTTTTGTCGGCTTCAGAGAGGATAATTAAAGGTTGGACTGAGGAGAAGCTGACCAATTTTATTCCTCCTGGAATTAAAAAAATCCTACATGAATATATTGCTGACCTGGTAAAAAAAGAATTGAGTATCCATGTAAAAGTAATCATGAGAGATATGATTCATAAGGCCTGGGATGAAGTTAATATTAGTAAAATGGTAGAAGATAAAATGAACAAGCTTTCCCTTGAAAGGGTAGAACAGATGATAATATTTATAGCTTCTAAGGAGCTTAAACATATTGAATATTTGGGGGCAGCTCTGGGTTTTTTCATCGGCATAGTTCAGGCTGGGGTGGTTTATATTCTACAGTAA
- the ytxC gene encoding putative sporulation protein YtxC, whose amino-acid sequence MSSTGGIIVVTDKYHSKFKEKFISYKNNVKRNMAAVRFKEMHRDGIPFLFFFLDVKKPLSKDYNNLLKQHMSHFICDFIMNYMRDTVLENLIKRNYSYFSQREREIILELTQQELNEQNSAKKFNEKKVYIIDSIQHYFQEKEYMNLEGFVNFRLKKIIAGLKYSVESSIDELLMEQEYQEFLKLLKYFVTLQEPKIEQVHITADQEGSLQLRDAEQRLLDYSFPVSNGLNLFSSKIQKEDFIISFLVNFAPKKIIVHQVLCCYYPKAVEAILNIFSERVVICKKCKLCQGQKLQL is encoded by the coding sequence ATGAGCAGTACTGGTGGGATAATTGTTGTAACAGATAAATACCATTCTAAATTTAAAGAAAAGTTCATTTCATACAAAAATAATGTAAAAAGAAATATGGCCGCGGTAAGGTTTAAAGAGATGCATAGAGATGGTATTCCTTTTTTGTTTTTTTTCTTAGATGTTAAAAAGCCCTTAAGTAAAGATTATAACAACTTATTAAAACAACATATGTCTCATTTCATTTGTGATTTTATCATGAATTATATGAGAGATACGGTATTGGAGAATCTGATAAAGAGGAATTATTCCTATTTCAGCCAACGGGAAAGGGAGATTATACTTGAATTAACTCAACAAGAATTAAATGAACAAAACAGTGCTAAAAAGTTTAATGAGAAAAAGGTCTATATTATAGATAGCATACAGCATTATTTTCAGGAAAAAGAATATATGAACCTAGAGGGTTTTGTTAATTTCCGCCTTAAGAAAATTATTGCAGGCTTAAAATATAGTGTTGAGTCTTCCATAGATGAACTTTTGATGGAACAGGAATACCAAGAATTTCTAAAGTTGTTAAAATATTTTGTTACCCTTCAAGAGCCTAAAATTGAACAGGTTCACATTACAGCGGATCAGGAGGGGTCTTTACAACTTAGAGATGCTGAACAGCGACTATTAGACTATTCTTTCCCCGTAAGTAATGGCCTGAATTTATTTAGTTCAAAGATACAAAAAGAGGATTTTATAATTAGTTTTTTGGTTAACTTTGCTCCTAAAAAAATTATAGTTCATCAGGTCTTGTGCTGTTATTATCCCAAGGCGGTGGAGGCTATTTTAAACATATTCAGTGAAAGAGTAGTGATTTGCAAGAAATGTAAACTGTGTCAGGGGCAGAAGCTCCAATTATAA
- a CDS encoding IS1634 family transposase, which yields MRLSFSKSKNATSLYVIKDVIEKNKRTTKIVEKLGTITELEKKLNGQDPIEWAKKYIEELNEKEKETKREVLVKYSPSKLINKDEQHSFNGGYLFLQKIYYELGIHKICKKITQKYKFNFDLDSILSRLIYGRVIFPSSKLATYQLSKKFIEQPNFDLHQIYRALEVLAKETDFIQSSLYENSLKVSKRNTGILYYDCTNYFFEIEQEEGKKQYGPSKEHKPNPIVQMGLFMDGDGIPLAFSINRGNMNEQLTLKPLEKMILSDFELSKFIVCTDAGLASEANRKFNDKDDRAFITTQSIKKLKKHLKKWALATDGWQRSGDMKSYDISKLDENKDKNKVFYKERWIKENGFEQKLIVTYSIKYRDYQRKIRNSQIERAQKTIDTNPAKIKKCRQNDYKRFIHKTNCTPDGEVAENEIYHIDTVLIQKEEAFDGFYGVCTNLDDDATEIIKVNHRRWEIEECFRIMKSEFKARPVYLSNDDRIEAHFNTCFISLIIYRLLEKKLSENFTCHEIISELREMNFKVIKGEGYEPIYTRTDFTDALHEAFGFRTDYQIVTTSMMKKIFKSTKS from the coding sequence ATGAGATTATCGTTTTCAAAATCTAAAAATGCCACTTCACTTTATGTAATAAAAGATGTTATTGAAAAGAATAAGCGCACTACTAAAATTGTAGAAAAACTCGGAACCATTACAGAGTTAGAGAAAAAATTAAACGGCCAAGATCCCATTGAATGGGCAAAAAAGTATATTGAGGAGCTTAACGAGAAAGAAAAAGAAACAAAACGAGAAGTGCTGGTTAAATATTCTCCCTCAAAACTGATCAACAAAGATGAACAGCACTCTTTTAACGGTGGATATCTTTTCCTGCAAAAAATTTACTATGAACTCGGAATACATAAGATTTGTAAGAAAATAACTCAGAAGTATAAATTCAATTTTGATTTGGATTCAATTCTTTCCAGACTGATTTATGGCAGGGTTATCTTCCCTTCTTCAAAACTCGCGACTTATCAACTTTCTAAGAAGTTTATAGAGCAGCCGAATTTTGATCTCCATCAAATATATAGAGCTCTTGAAGTTTTGGCTAAGGAAACAGATTTTATACAATCCTCATTATATGAAAACAGTTTAAAGGTTTCCAAGAGGAATACCGGTATTCTTTACTATGATTGCACCAATTACTTTTTTGAAATTGAACAAGAAGAAGGCAAAAAGCAATACGGCCCATCAAAAGAGCATAAACCAAACCCTATTGTTCAAATGGGTCTATTTATGGATGGGGACGGTATTCCTCTTGCTTTTAGTATTAATAGGGGAAATATGAATGAACAGCTCACATTAAAACCTTTAGAAAAGATGATTTTATCCGATTTTGAGCTTTCTAAGTTTATCGTCTGCACCGATGCCGGTCTTGCTTCTGAGGCTAATCGAAAGTTTAATGATAAGGATGATCGAGCTTTCATTACAACCCAGTCTATAAAAAAATTAAAAAAACACCTTAAAAAATGGGCACTTGCTACAGATGGCTGGCAACGTTCGGGAGATATGAAATCTTATGATATCTCCAAACTTGATGAGAATAAGGATAAAAACAAAGTCTTTTACAAGGAGCGCTGGATTAAAGAGAACGGTTTTGAGCAAAAACTTATTGTAACATACTCCATTAAATACAGGGATTATCAGCGCAAAATCCGCAATTCTCAAATAGAACGAGCTCAAAAAACAATAGATACTAACCCTGCAAAAATAAAGAAATGCAGGCAAAACGATTACAAAAGATTTATTCATAAAACAAACTGCACTCCAGACGGTGAAGTTGCAGAAAATGAAATATATCATATTGATACCGTTCTTATCCAAAAAGAAGAAGCATTTGATGGTTTTTATGGGGTTTGTACCAATCTTGATGATGATGCCACTGAAATAATTAAGGTGAATCATAGAAGATGGGAAATAGAAGAATGTTTTAGAATTATGAAAAGCGAGTTTAAAGCAAGACCTGTATATTTAAGTAATGATGATAGGATAGAAGCACATTTCAACACTTGCTTTATATCATTAATTATTTATAGATTACTGGAAAAGAAGCTTAGTGAAAATTTTACATGTCATGAAATTATTAGTGAATTGCGCGAAATGAATTTCAAAGTAATTAAGGGTGAAGGTTATGAACCAATATATACAAGAACAGATTTTACTGATGCCTTACATGAAGCTTTTGGCTTTCGCACTGACTATCAGATTGTTACTACAAGTATGATGAAAAAAATTTTTAAAAGTACAAAATCATAA